The following DNA comes from Arcobacter cloacae.
TTTTGCCAATAATTTATAAGTTTGTTTAGCAAAAGCTTCACCCTTTAATGCCACATCAATAGCCTTTGGAGTATTTACAAATCCCGCATCACTTTTTAGTCTTTGAACTATTCCACCTTCTTGGTCTATTGATATAAGTAACTTTTGTTTTGAAACTGCTTGTAATTGAGAATTTAGATTTTTTAACTGCTCTTTATCTCTTACATTTTTTATTTTATTTTTATCATTTGGGTCTTTATCAAATAAAATAACCCCACCAAGCCCTGCTTTTATATCTTTATAAATTTCATCATTGCTATTTACTTTTTCACCATGGAAGCCTAAAACTACCATTTTTGCTATCATCTTTTCTATTTCTTGTTTTGAATAACCATTATTTGCAAAAAGATTCAAACCAAAAAATAAAACCACTAAAACTAAAACTTTTTTTTGCATAATTGCCCTTTTTTAATCAACTTTTTCTTCATCTTTAAAAATATATCTTTGAGAAGAGATAACAGATAAATATCTTACAATCAATAAAAATATAATAACTCCTGATAAAATCAAAAGATTATAGTTTACAGCACTTGAAAATATCGCTTCAAAGGTTGTTAATTCCTCTTTATTTACCTTTACAACATTTACTATAAACTCTCTTAAAGCCAATATTATAAAAGCATCGACCAATAAACTCATGGTTACTCTTTGCTCTCTTATATAATTTACAACTGCTCTTACTATTTCTAAAAATATAATAAAATAAAGCATATAAATAATAAAGTCCATTAGCATATCTAAAGCCAAAGCTATTAAAAATAGTATTGCAGCTATTGATAATTCTATATATAACTTAT
Coding sequences within:
- a CDS encoding phosphate-starvation-inducible PsiE family protein, which translates into the protein MRKRIISFFSDKLYIELSIAAILFLIALALDMLMDFIIYMLYFIIFLEIVRAVVNYIREQRVTMSLLVDAFIILALREFIVNVVKVNKEELTTFEAIFSSAVNYNLLILSGVIIFLLIVRYLSVISSQRYIFKDEEKVD